Genomic window (Paenibacillus sp. PK3_47):
CAATTACCGTTCCGTTGCCGGCAGAATGGCCAGAGAGATAGGACTACCGCCGGTAGAAAATCACATTTTTCTTGATGATGTCCATAGTTCAAGCCATGTCATCAAGCAGCTGCAGCTGGTCAGGGAACGGGCGCTTGACCAGCGTTACTGCATCACCATTGGTCATGTAGGCATCCAAGGCAAAGAAACCGCAGCGGGTATCCGCAGCGGTATCGCCCGTATGAAGGATAAAGTTGAATTTGTCGGCATCTCTGAGCTGGTCCGGGACGAATGGAAATGGAAGGCGCAGCTTACACTTCCATAAGATAAGCAGCAATGCCGTTAGCTATAGCTTCAGCGATCTCCTCTTGGCCTTTCGGAGTACACAGCTTATCGCGGTCAGCAGGACTGCTGATAAAACCCGCCTCAACGATCACCGTTGTGGCGGTTATTTTATTTAACAGATAGAAAGGTTTGCCGGCCCGGGGTCCTGTCTGCACATTATACAGCTTATTGAGCTGGTCCTGGATCGACCGCGCCAGCAGAAAGCTGCGGCCTTCCTGGCGGTACAGCACCAGCGGCCCGTGCTTCGCGGGGGAAGGCGCCCAGTTGATATGGATGCTGACCACTACATTTGCCGGCAGGGTCTCTGCCAGCTCCTTGCGCTGAGCCAGATCCCGAAGGTGGCGGGATTTGCTGCGCAGCCAGCGGTTTTCGTCACTGGGCGCATAATCGCCGGTCCGGTTCAGGATGGCATCGAATCCGTCACTGCGCAGAAGCAGGAACAAGCGGCGGGAAATGGCCAGGGTGATGTCTTTTTCCAGAATATCGCCATGCGAGGTTCCGCCGTCAATACCTCCGTGGCCGGCATCTATCAGGATCATCCGCTGATCATGCCCCAGCATCTGCTGGCGGTGCTCTTCAACTTCGGCCTGTACAGGTGAAGGCGGAGTCCATGCTTCTGCGGCCTCTGCAGCTCCTGAATTTTGTACGAGCAGCCAGACGGAAACAAGGACAATAATGACCCGGCGCAAAATTGCAGTGGATAGCATAAAGTTGTGTTTTTTCAGATTAGACGGATTTGGCAAATGAACAACCTCCTGTTACGGAATAAACTGATTCTTAATGGGTACTTTGTTAGATTGTGCCGTAACAGGCAAAGCTATACGAAAACACGGGTCTCCGGTTTAGATACAGAGGATATGGAGACACTAGGAATAGATTAATAAAGGATACAGGAGGTGCCGTAATGGCTTCCAGCGGTGATGAATTGGTCAAATATATTACGGAAAAAGTAGTGGTGTACATGGAGGATCCCCGTGCCAGCAGGGAGCGCCGGAAGGCTGAAAAGCAGCCGTGGGCGGAAAAGTGGTTCGGTATGCTGCCGCTAGGCCTGTCGATTTGGCGGAGTAAGTGGAGACATACTGATGACAACAAGTAAGAGCTGTTCACAGCGCAAATAACCTTCCCGGATGACGGACGCTAAAGCGGCGTACTGCCCGGGAAGGTTATTTATATTTAATGCGGTGAATTTGAAATATCCGGTGCAGCGCCTAATTTATCAGGTCCCGTCAGTGTAACCGGATGCAGCGTACCGCTCTGCTGAAGGAATGACAGCGGTAAGTACCGTTTGCCGCCAGGTCCGGAGGCGGCATACACAACTGCAGAGCTGCTGGTTGCGATCTTGCCTGCGGCAGGCAGCGTCCAGCGCTGAAAGCCGGTAATCATAAAAGGTGCGCCCAGGGAATCGTTACGTCCTGCCGACTGGAAGGCGACACTTCCATATTGGCCGAGCAGTGCTGCTGAGAAGCTGTCGCCGCTGAGATCCTTGAGCTTAGGGTTTGCCAGCCACTGCAGATCTGCATAGGGATCATCCTGTCCTTTGCCCTTGAATGCTTGAAGGGGGGACAAGCCATTAATGAGACTGGAAACTGTGTCTGTTCCTCGTACAGTTAACTTGAGTACCGCTTCCGTCTTACTGGTACTCCAAGGCAGCACTTCCGGAACCGAGGCGTTAATGTACAAGGTCTCATCATCAAGCACCAGCTGCCACAGGGGCAGAAGCGGAGCATAGAATGCGGTCAGTTCCATTGGACCTGAATAAGCTGAAGGTATAAGTTCTTCCTGCACCAGATACTGGCGCAGTTCAGCAAGGCTGTAAGGTAATCCTGAGGTTCCGGCACCATACTCGCTAAGAACATAACCGCTGCCCTGCTGTGCAGCGGTTATGATGAGATATCCGATGCGCTGCTTATTGTCCATGACATTGACCAGCCAGCTATGTGTCCCCGGACCCAGTGGGTAATACTCTGTTCCGGCGTTCTTCCAATCCTTGAACGGTGCATTAGCAGACAGCTTGCTGATCGTGAGACTTACAAAATCCTGCAAGGAGGCAGGAGAAGGGAGTGACTTCATGGCCAGCGCGGACAGCTTGTCATGAGAGACCGCTTGTGTGACAGTGACCCGGCTGTCCGTGGCTGCATGTACGGATGGAAAAGCAGGGCCGGTCCATAAAACGGCCACTCCCAGGCACAAAAGGAGGAGAAGCCGGATCTTCCGGCCGGAGGCCGCCTTCTGCCTTGTCTTTATTTTCATGTCATTGTTCACCTTTCTGGTTCTATTCGGCTTGCAGTATGACCCTACAGCTAATTGTAGAGGACAAGCCTTAAAAAGGCTGTTGCATGCTGTCGCGCCGGAAAGCGGATATTCGGCGCTTTTTTTGCCTGGTTATGGCGAGCGGGCTCACATTCTATGTGCTGCGCAGATGAAACAGGCCGTAGGTAATGGCGGATACTGCGATCTGCGGTTCATACTGCCAGGCTGTTTCCTTGCGGCGGCGGTTATACTGCTCTTCGATGGCAAGCTTTTTCTCTTCATCCGGTTCCTTCAGCAGCTCTTCATAGTAGATGTCTACAATGCTCAGCTCAAGGGCCAGCCGCTCCCTGGCTTCCTCGGCCCAGCTGTAATCCAGTCCCGCCAGCTGTGAGGTCAAATAAGCTTCAAGCCGGTCCGCACCGGTTTTGACACTCATTTCATAGGGCTGAATATGAATGTTTTCCGGCAGGCGCGGAGTCAGCTCCAGCGCATCCAGCCTCTCGCCAAAGTCCGGCAGAATTCTCCCGCTCGTTAAGGAGATACCGATGAAATGCAGCTCTTCACGCTTCAGATCACAGGTCATTTCCACTTTATAGCATACGCCGAGCCACGGCTCATAGGCAGCCGAGAACAAGGTCGTCCGCTGTCTCTCCCCGGGGTTCTCAAAAAGCTGCAGACACTTGCCCTCGTCCCGGGCTGCGGACCAGATCTGGCGCAGCCGCTTGCTGCCGTAGATGACATCCTCCCGCCGGATCATGCCCGGACCAATCCGGGGCAGGGCCGGAACGATGCCGAAATAACGGGCGAGGATGCCATCCTGGGCATTGCCTGCGCCGCCGGCAGGCGCCGCTCCCTTAGGCGGCTGTGCACCTGCGGGTGCATTAGCAGCCATGTCGGCCCCGGCTTCCACAGCCGAGGCGCCGGTTCCGGACGGCAAATTACCTGCAGCAGGCTGATTTACGCCGACAGCCCGTGCCGCAGGGGGCTGGGCGGCGAGGCTGTCGTATTTTTCCGGATCAAATACAAAGGTGAAGGACAGTGTCTCCGGCGGTGCGCCAGTACGCTCGACGAACCCCCAATAATAAGGGCGGTCGGTAAGCATCCGGTCAGCACGGGGGGAGAGTTTCACCGTCACATGAAGCGGGGAGGATTCGATAATGGAGCATTCCGTAGTTTCCAGATAATCCATGACCTGCTGGCGCACCTGCTGTGGCGTGAGCGTCATAATGTGGCCTCGCTTCCATTGCGGATATCGTTCGTCATCTCTGTAAGCGATTCGCCGATCTGATCCAGCTCCCGGCGCAGTTCCTCATCACTTTTGGATTCGAGCATGATTTTGTACAGGCTTTTTTCCAGAGATTCCTTCTTCTCGAACCGCTCAAGGATAACATCCAGCCCGCCGATAACCATCTCGAACATGTTGATCTTTTCGTGCAGCAGATGCAGAATATGCTCTTCAATGGTGCCTTCGGTAGAGAGGTTATAGATGACGACATCATTCTGCTGGCCCAGCCGGTGGACCCGGCCGATCCGCTGCTCGACCCGCATAGGGTTCCAAGGCAGATCAAAATTGATCATATGATGGCAAAATTGCAGGTTGATGCCTTCACCGCCGGCTTCAGTGGCGATCATCACCTGGGCCCGTCCGCGGAACAGGTCCATCATCCAGTCTTTTTTGCCCCGGTTCATCCCGCCGGAATAGGTGACGCACATCAGCCCGTGATCACGGAAATACTGCAGCAGATATTCCTGGGTGGCGCGGTATTCGGTGAATACGATGACCTTTTCATTCATTCCGCGGATCAGCTCGATTGCTTTTTCCGCTTTGGTATTTGTTTTTACAGATCTTAGGCTCTGCAGCAGTCCCATCATCCGGTCGCGTTTTGGGGAATCTGCCGGCAGCTTTTTGATCAAGTTTACGAGCGTAATGAACACCGCATCCCGGCTGCTGCATACTTCACGCTGCAAGGTTACGAGAGAGAGCATGCTGCTGAGATTGCCGCCGGATTCCTGATACTGGTCTTTGACAAAAGCGGTCACGCCGTCGTACAGCTCTTTTTCCTCGGCAGAGAGGGTCAGCGGAATATTGCGAACTTTGCGTTTGGTAAAATTGACAGGTCCTTCTCCGCGCCGGTTGCGGATCATAACCTTCGAGAGCTCGCCTCTGAGCTGGACCTCATTCTTCGCCTGGCGTTTATCGACAACGAAATTGGCTGCAAAATCCCCCTGATTGCCGAGCTGTCCCGGCTTCAGCAGTGTAATCAGGTTGAACAGCTCGCTGAGGTCATTCTGCACAGGGGTGGCGGTGAGCAGGAGGCAGTATTTTTTGCGCAGCTGCTGTACGAACTGGTAGTTGGTCGATTTCTTGTTCTTCAGCTTATGGGCTTCGTCGATGATCAGCATGTCGAATTCGCTGCCCTGGAGCAGTTCCTTATGCGGATCTCGTTTGGCTGTGTCCAGTGAAGCGACGACGATATCGTTATTCCAGGAATACGCTTTTTTCTGCGCAACAGCACTGATGCCGAATTTGGTATTCAGCTCCCGGACCCACTGCAGGACAAGCGAAGCAGGCACCAGGATCAGCACCTTCGTTACCAGACCGCGCACAAGATATTCCTTGAGGATCAGCCCGGCTTCAATGGTTTTGCCAAGTCCTACTTCATCAGCGAGAATGGCCCGGCCAGACATCTCAAACAATACTTTATGCGCCGTATCCAGCTGATGGGGAAGCGGGGACAGCCCGGACAGATGCTTCATGCACTGCAGCTCGTCAAAGCTGGTAACAAGTCCGGATTCCTCTCCCTGTACGGCCAGACGGGATAAACGCCAGTCGCCCCAGGGGCCGCCTTTGTCCAGCCTGGACTCCAGATCGTGCAGCCAGTTACGCTCAAAAGATAGAGGAACGGGCAGAAGCGGGGCAGTCTCACCGGCTTGCTGCGGCAAGGAATTGCGGGATAAATGCGTCATGTTGCAGTCTCCTCCGTCGCTGTTTCATATCGGTATACGTAGAAGTAGTATGTGCGTAAAAGAGAGAATTCATAACCTTGCAGCCGTGCAGATAAATTCTATAATTTGAAAAAAAGCGAGCAATACAGAGAAAAAGCGCCATGTCCGGTGATTTTTCCGCATGAAGCTACTATTTTCGAAAAAGACCTGTTATACAATATGTGGTATAGTTTAGAGGCTTGAGTACACTATATATTGTTACAAAAGCT
Coding sequences:
- a CDS encoding N-acetylmuramoyl-L-alanine amidase gives rise to the protein MPNPSNLKKHNFMLSTAILRRVIIVLVSVWLLVQNSGAAEAAEAWTPPSPVQAEVEEHRQQMLGHDQRMILIDAGHGGIDGGTSHGDILEKDITLAISRRLFLLLRSDGFDAILNRTGDYAPSDENRWLRSKSRHLRDLAQRKELAETLPANVVVSIHINWAPSPAKHGPLVLYRQEGRSFLLARSIQDQLNKLYNVQTGPRAGKPFYLLNKITATTVIVEAGFISSPADRDKLCTPKGQEEIAEAIANGIAAYLMEV
- a CDS encoding YqzE family protein encodes the protein MASSGDELVKYITEKVVVYMEDPRASRERRKAEKQPWAEKWFGMLPLGLSIWRSKWRHTDDNK
- a CDS encoding YqhG family protein — protein: MTLTPQQVRQQVMDYLETTECSIIESSPLHVTVKLSPRADRMLTDRPYYWGFVERTGAPPETLSFTFVFDPEKYDSLAAQPPAARAVGVNQPAAGNLPSGTGASAVEAGADMAANAPAGAQPPKGAAPAGGAGNAQDGILARYFGIVPALPRIGPGMIRREDVIYGSKRLRQIWSAARDEGKCLQLFENPGERQRTTLFSAAYEPWLGVCYKVEMTCDLKREELHFIGISLTSGRILPDFGERLDALELTPRLPENIHIQPYEMSVKTGADRLEAYLTSQLAGLDYSWAEEARERLALELSIVDIYYEELLKEPDEEKKLAIEEQYNRRRKETAWQYEPQIAVSAITYGLFHLRST
- a CDS encoding SNF2-related protein, with product MTHLSRNSLPQQAGETAPLLPVPLSFERNWLHDLESRLDKGGPWGDWRLSRLAVQGEESGLVTSFDELQCMKHLSGLSPLPHQLDTAHKVLFEMSGRAILADEVGLGKTIEAGLILKEYLVRGLVTKVLILVPASLVLQWVRELNTKFGISAVAQKKAYSWNNDIVVASLDTAKRDPHKELLQGSEFDMLIIDEAHKLKNKKSTNYQFVQQLRKKYCLLLTATPVQNDLSELFNLITLLKPGQLGNQGDFAANFVVDKRQAKNEVQLRGELSKVMIRNRRGEGPVNFTKRKVRNIPLTLSAEEKELYDGVTAFVKDQYQESGGNLSSMLSLVTLQREVCSSRDAVFITLVNLIKKLPADSPKRDRMMGLLQSLRSVKTNTKAEKAIELIRGMNEKVIVFTEYRATQEYLLQYFRDHGLMCVTYSGGMNRGKKDWMMDLFRGRAQVMIATEAGGEGINLQFCHHMINFDLPWNPMRVEQRIGRVHRLGQQNDVVIYNLSTEGTIEEHILHLLHEKINMFEMVIGGLDVILERFEKKESLEKSLYKIMLESKSDEELRRELDQIGESLTEMTNDIRNGSEATL